In Pontiella desulfatans, one DNA window encodes the following:
- a CDS encoding phage protease has protein sequence MNLILNRNFELPDDGWYQLAPLGEFPHNAAGITQLIDAAACTRMVSAFENARGQSENFPGLLIDFDHFSLDAEKHSEAAGWITDLTFRNSSPSADLCSPSSGSGLWAAIRWSDVGEAAVRGGRYRFLSPVWARTDCEDLGDNRLRPVRLLNAAVTNDPNLKGILPLSNRAKDASFENSSTYKDPNLTQEELMKAIVDALLKKLDLPPEADTEVIQSAIANITPSGEVEALLNRAESAESKIADLEKAQLEADADAFLEEHSDVIENRDEVRAQFIENRQLTEAVFKNLKTPEPVKKPAADTRRPLHNRESKIKATHNRDAQPGEAQAVKIRNRASEIMKTEGVGYTDAFRRAEQELSA, from the coding sequence GGGCGAGTTTCCGCACAACGCTGCCGGAATAACTCAGTTGATCGACGCTGCCGCCTGCACCCGCATGGTGTCCGCGTTTGAAAACGCGCGCGGCCAGTCGGAAAACTTTCCCGGACTGCTGATCGACTTTGATCATTTTTCGCTCGATGCGGAAAAGCACTCCGAAGCGGCGGGCTGGATCACCGATTTGACTTTCCGTAATTCCTCGCCGTCCGCTGACCTCTGTTCTCCGTCCTCTGGAAGCGGCCTCTGGGCCGCGATCCGCTGGAGCGATGTCGGCGAAGCCGCCGTCCGGGGAGGGCGCTATCGCTTTCTTTCGCCCGTCTGGGCCCGCACCGACTGCGAGGATCTTGGCGACAACCGCCTCCGTCCGGTTCGCCTGCTTAATGCCGCAGTCACCAACGACCCCAATCTGAAGGGAATTTTGCCCCTTTCCAATCGCGCCAAAGATGCCTCGTTTGAAAATTCATCTACTTATAAGGACCCCAACCTAACTCAGGAGGAATTAATGAAAGCCATTGTCGATGCCTTGCTCAAGAAGCTGGATCTGCCGCCGGAAGCCGATACCGAGGTAATTCAGTCCGCCATTGCGAATATTACCCCGTCCGGCGAAGTCGAAGCACTGCTTAACCGCGCGGAGTCCGCCGAATCCAAAATCGCCGATCTCGAAAAGGCGCAGCTTGAAGCCGATGCCGATGCTTTCCTTGAAGAGCACTCCGATGTCATCGAAAACCGCGACGAAGTCCGTGCGCAGTTTATTGAAAACCGCCAGCTTACCGAGGCGGTATTCAAAAACCTCAAAACCCCGGAACCGGTAAAGAAACCGGCAGCGGATACCCGCCGCCCGTTGCATAACCGGGAATCCAAAATCAAGGCGACGCATAATCGCGACGCCCAGCCCGGCGAAGCCCAGGCCGTCAAAATCCGCAACCGCGCCAGCGAAATCATGAAAACCGAAGGCGTGGGTTATACCGATGCCTTCCGCCGCGCCGAGCAGGAACTCTCTGCCTAA